The Oncorhynchus mykiss isolate Arlee chromosome 30, USDA_OmykA_1.1, whole genome shotgun sequence genome includes a window with the following:
- the ints14 gene encoding integrator complex subunit 14, with protein MPTVVLMDASLSMTRPVSLEQCSEELQRKNLAVAGLTMLFEHMANNYRLEFTSLVAFSSLWELLVPFTRDYNTLQEALNNLEDYDKTCLESALHGVSNVVQQEWGHACPTQVVLVTDGSLGIGKGSLRHSLQTLKGRPEDKKFPLPFPFPAKLFIMCIANAEELQMTDTMHNLEQLLQLNGGDGQIFTMEGQLCLKSVQSMFGRLIDEVYSPFPAVLRCGNLASDVQVFPRPEPVFLDEEIDPMPRHILTDLEIVGFIEIGDISSPPVMSRHLVLPIAVNKEVDDVGPGTTEEPEEETSANQQAGKIPNFCVLLHGSLKVEGMVALVQLGPEWYGMLYSQADSKKKSNLMMSLFEPGPEPLPWLGKVSQLGPISDAAENPYGEDDSKSPFPLQPKIKRSYAQNVTVWIKASGLQTDVQKILRNARKLPEKTQTFYKELNRLRKAALAFGFWELLKGVAELLERECTLLPDTAHPDAAFQLSHAAKQLKLASTGDSQYAAFDQNINPMHTDFSGGGAGM; from the exons ATGCCGACGGTGGTCCTGATGGACGCGTCTCTGTCCATGACGCGGCCGGTCTCTCTGGAGCAGTGTTCTGAGGAGTTGCAGAGGAAGAACCTAGCTGTGGCCGGACTCACCATGCTGTTTGAGCACATGGCTAACAACTACAGACTGGAATTCACTTCTCTAGTGGCCTTCTCTTCCCTGTGGGAGCTACTGGTACCTTTCACCAGGGACTACAACACCCTACAG GAAGCCCTGAACAACCTGGAGGACTATGACAAGACGTGTCTGGAGTCAGCTTTACACGGAGTCAGCAACGTGGTACAGCAGGAGTGGGGCCACGCCTGTCCCACACAG GTGGTGTTGGTAACAGACGGCTCTCTGGGGATCGGTAAAGGCTCTCTGAGACACTCCCTACAGACTCTGAAAGGACGACCGGAGGATAAGAAGTTCCCCCTGCCCTTCCCTTTCCCTGCCAAGCTGTTCATCATGTGCATCGCTAACGCAGAGGAG TTACAGATGACAGACACAATGCATAACCTGGAGCAGCTGCTCCAGCTGAATGGAGGAGACGGACAGATCTTCACTATGGAAGGCCAGCTCTGTCTGAAGAGTGTCCAGTCCATGTTCGG acGTCTGATAGATGAGGTCTACTCCCCGTTCCCTGCTGTACTGCGTTGTGGGAACCTGGCATCTGATGTCCAGGTGTTCCCCAGACCTGAGCCTGTGTTCCTGGATGAGGAAATCGACCCTATGCCCCGACACATCCTCACAG ATCTGGAGATAGTTGGTTTCATAGAGATAGGAGACATCTCCAGTCCTCCTGTCATGTCCAGACACCTGGTCCTGCCTATCGCTGTCAATAAAG AGGTGGATGATGTGGGTCCAGGAACCACAGAGGAGCCAGAGGAGGAGACATCAGCCAACCAGCAGGCAGGGAAGATCCCCAACTTCTGTGTCCTACTCCATGGCAGTCTGAAGGTAGAGGGCATGGTGGCGCTGGTGCAGCTGGG TCCAGAGTGGTATGGTATGCTGTACTCCCAGGCAGACAGCAAGAAGAAGTCTAATCTGATGATGTCTCTGTTTGAGCCTGGACCTGAGCCTTTACCCTGGCTGGGCAAGGTGTCTCAGCTAGGACCTATATCAG atgCTGCTGAGAACCCGTACGGGGAGGATGACAGTAAGAGTCCTTTCCCTCTGCAGCCTAAGATCAAACGCAGCTACGCTCAGAACGTCACTGTCTGGATCAAAGCTAGCGGACTGCAG ACTGATGTGCAGAAGATCCTGAGGAACGCCAGGAAACTGCCAGAGAAGACTCAGACCTTCTACAAG GAGCTGAACCGTCTGCGGAAGGCAGCGCTGGCGTTTGGTTTCTGGGAGCTGCTGAAGGGCGTTGCAGAGCTGTTAGAGAGGGAGTGTACCCTGCTGCCAGACACGGCTCACCCTGACGCAGCCTTCCAGCTATCACACGCTGCCAAGCAGCTTAAACTGGCCTCCACGGGAGACTCCCAGTACGCTGCCTTCGACCAGAACATCAACCCCATGCACACAGACTTCTCTGGGGGAGGAGCTGGCatgtag